The Gemmatimonadales bacterium genome includes a region encoding these proteins:
- a CDS encoding zinc-dependent alcohol dehydrogenase family protein: MRATVMYGAGDVRVETVPDARLKEPTDALLTVTRGCICGSDLWPYKSMEPSEKGRRMGHEFIGVIEAVGSAVRTIRPGDLVVAPFAWSDGTCEFCRQGLQTSCLHGGWWGGTDQDGGQGEAVRVPQADGTLVPLPVGPDDALMPSLLTLSDVMGTGHHAARAARAGPGKIVAVVGDGAVGLCGVLAARRLGAEQIMLLGRHPDRIALAREFGATDIVSERGDEAIERVRELTGGLGAHAVLECVGYEESTLTALSIARPGGAVGRVGVPQSGAIPAAVPTFFGNVTIAGGPAPARAYIEELLPDVLEGRIEPGRVFDRTTNLDGVPEGYRAMDQREAIKVMIEF; encoded by the coding sequence ATGCGCGCAACCGTTATGTATGGCGCCGGGGACGTCCGGGTCGAGACCGTCCCCGACGCACGCCTCAAGGAACCGACCGACGCCCTGCTCACCGTCACCCGCGGCTGCATCTGCGGCAGCGATCTCTGGCCGTACAAGTCGATGGAACCCAGCGAGAAGGGACGCCGCATGGGGCACGAGTTCATCGGGGTGATCGAGGCCGTGGGGTCCGCGGTCCGCACCATCAGGCCGGGCGACCTGGTGGTCGCCCCGTTCGCCTGGTCCGACGGCACCTGTGAGTTCTGCCGGCAGGGGCTGCAGACCTCATGTCTGCACGGAGGATGGTGGGGCGGCACGGACCAGGATGGGGGCCAGGGTGAGGCGGTGCGGGTCCCCCAGGCGGACGGCACGCTCGTCCCGCTCCCGGTGGGGCCGGACGACGCGCTGATGCCGTCGCTGCTCACGCTGTCCGACGTGATGGGGACCGGCCACCACGCGGCCCGCGCCGCCCGGGCCGGCCCCGGCAAGATCGTGGCGGTGGTGGGCGACGGTGCGGTCGGCCTCTGCGGTGTACTCGCCGCTCGCCGGCTCGGCGCCGAGCAGATCATGCTGCTGGGCCGCCATCCCGACCGGATCGCGCTGGCGCGGGAGTTCGGCGCGACGGACATCGTGAGCGAGCGGGGCGACGAGGCAATCGAGCGGGTGCGCGAGCTGACCGGCGGTCTGGGCGCCCACGCCGTGCTCGAATGCGTGGGGTACGAAGAGTCGACGCTCACGGCGCTCAGCATCGCCCGGCCCGGCGGCGCCGTCGGGCGGGTCGGCGTGCCGCAGAGTGGGGCGATTCCGGCGGCGGTGCCGACGTTCTTCGGCAACGTCACCATCGCCGGTGGCCCGGCGCCGGCCCGCGCCTACATCGAGGAGCTGCTACCCGACGTTCTGGAAGGCAGAATCGAGCCAGGGCGCGTGTTCGATCGGACCACGAACCTCGACGGGGTGCCCGAGGGCTACCGGGCGATGGACCAGCGCGAGGCTATCAAGGTCATGATCGAGTTTTGA
- a CDS encoding M3 family metallopeptidase — MKLYIETGRKAGAALDSATRKTVVRLFQHHADLERDFNLTLAADSTQVRIPLSDTVGLDPQFRSQLRREGDSLAVPVNESTFFPFLKHESDREARQRFAWAYLNRGGASNVARLDTALAVRDTISHLLGFSNWAAYQLSTKMAKSPERVLDLLERLKPLLRHKAAAELSRLRPLAGKDGITGNLELWDYFYYLERLRNRRYALDENLVRQYFPVDHVVPAVMDLYSRLLGVRFREVTPAGAWAPGVRQFTVAEAGSAAPLGRLYLDLFPRPNKYDHFADFDLLPTFRQADGSRQLPWTAIVGNWPLAAPGHPALLTHGDVLIFFHEFGHAMATVLNQSPYFTTSAYLQDFVEAPSQMLENWMWQPAILRRVSHHVTTGAPLPLPLIRRMLALKHLDDGNKWGLQVFLALYDMRLHSASPPPEPTAAWFALWPSVMPMPYPRDTRPEASISHFMAGYEAGYYGYLWSKVYAQDMFTRFEKAGVLDPRTGRAYRDDILAPAGTEEPDTLVRRFLGRPLRTDAFYRELGLNPLRIKTRS; from the coding sequence GTGAAGCTCTACATAGAAACGGGGCGGAAGGCCGGCGCCGCCCTGGACTCGGCCACTCGCAAGACGGTTGTCCGCCTGTTTCAGCACCATGCCGACCTCGAGCGCGACTTCAACCTTACGTTGGCCGCCGATTCGACCCAAGTCCGAATTCCACTCTCCGACACCGTGGGGCTCGACCCTCAATTTCGCTCTCAGCTTCGGCGTGAGGGCGACAGTCTGGCCGTTCCAGTCAACGAGAGCACGTTCTTCCCGTTCTTGAAACACGAGTCGGATCGCGAGGCTCGCCAACGCTTCGCCTGGGCCTACTTAAATAGGGGCGGTGCTTCGAACGTAGCGCGGCTCGACACGGCGCTGGCCGTGCGCGATACGATCTCGCACCTGCTGGGCTTTTCGAATTGGGCAGCGTACCAGCTCAGCACGAAGATGGCGAAGTCTCCCGAGCGGGTACTGGATCTGCTGGAACGTCTGAAACCGCTACTCCGACACAAAGCGGCAGCCGAGCTTTCTCGACTCAGGCCCCTGGCAGGAAAAGATGGGATCACAGGGAATCTCGAGCTGTGGGATTACTTCTATTACCTCGAGCGCCTCCGAAACCGGCGCTACGCGCTCGACGAGAACCTCGTTCGGCAGTACTTCCCAGTCGATCACGTCGTCCCCGCGGTGATGGACCTCTACAGCAGACTGCTTGGTGTGCGGTTCCGTGAGGTCACGCCAGCCGGTGCCTGGGCGCCCGGCGTGCGCCAGTTCACGGTGGCGGAGGCCGGGTCCGCCGCACCGCTGGGACGGCTCTACCTCGATCTCTTCCCACGGCCGAACAAATACGATCATTTTGCCGACTTCGACCTGCTCCCGACGTTCCGGCAGGCGGATGGCTCGCGACAGCTCCCCTGGACGGCCATCGTGGGGAACTGGCCGCTGGCCGCGCCCGGACACCCTGCGCTCCTGACCCACGGCGACGTGCTCATCTTTTTCCACGAGTTCGGCCACGCCATGGCCACGGTGCTCAACCAGTCCCCGTATTTCACCACGAGCGCCTACCTCCAGGACTTCGTTGAAGCCCCCTCGCAGATGCTGGAGAACTGGATGTGGCAGCCGGCGATTCTCCGACGGGTGTCACACCACGTCACCACCGGCGCCCCACTTCCGCTCCCGCTCATCCGACGCATGTTGGCCCTCAAGCACCTGGATGACGGCAACAAGTGGGGCCTTCAGGTCTTCCTTGCACTGTACGACATGAGACTGCACAGCGCCTCGCCTCCTCCCGAGCCGACGGCCGCCTGGTTTGCCCTCTGGCCGAGCGTCATGCCGATGCCGTATCCCAGAGACACTCGCCCCGAGGCAAGCATCAGCCATTTCATGGCCGGGTACGAGGCCGGCTATTACGGATACCTTTGGTCCAAGGTGTATGCCCAGGACATGTTCACCAGGTTTGAGAAAGCGGGCGTACTCGATCCTCGGACGGGGCGAGCGTACCGCGATGATATTCTGGCACCTGCGGGGACGGAGGAACCTGACACCCTGGTGCGCCGTTTTCTTGGTCGGCCGCTCAGAACTGATGCGTTCTACCGGGAGTTAGGACTGAACCCGTTACGCATCAAAACTCGATCATGA